One window of the Triticum dicoccoides isolate Atlit2015 ecotype Zavitan chromosome 3B, WEW_v2.0, whole genome shotgun sequence genome contains the following:
- the LOC119279674 gene encoding uncharacterized protein LOC119279674 has protein sequence MYEMFGQALYRSGRYDVEEVERGITYHVRHVEAEKREKWCREMHVVSVHDGCARYTCECGLFEHMGMLCCHAIKVLIHLGVRKIPRFHVMKRWTVDARDNSPLHLLHYQKDQGPPRLSSYRHTALHLTVLEFVQLGDSNVDAFDRAMDILIAGKAELTVLAAVKDGKSLVDQTQIGESANPTQRMGTNSSHPDDMCSQMFISTECGLSSVSGEAGSSMSLLTLLPSDRKKQKGRPTTARDKPGYEVKDARSRFCTVCREKGHPAGVIFRRNLAKSLPAAIAV, from the exons ATGTACGAGATGTTTGGCCAGGCTTTGTATCGCTCTGGTAGGTATGATGTTGAGGAAGTTGAGCGGGGCATCACCTACCACGTGCGACATGTTGAAGCTGAGAAGCGAGAGAAGTGGTGCCGTGAAATGCATGTGGTCAGTGTCCATGATGGCTGTGCTAGGTACACATGCGAATGTGGGCTCTTCGAGCACATGGGGATGCTTTGTTGCCATGCTATCAAG GTTTTAATTCATTTGGGAGTGAGAAAAATACCCAGATTCCATGTCATGAAAAGGTGGACAGTAGATGCCCGCGACAATTCGCCACTTCACCTTCtccattaccaaaaggatcaagggCCTCCGCGGTTATCCTCCTACAGGCATACAGCACTACACCTGACCGTGCTCGAGTTTGTCCAGCTTGGTGATAGCAATGTTGATGCCTTTGATAGAGCAATGGACATCTTGATTGCAGGCAAGGCAGAGCTGACTGTTTTGGCGGCGGTCAAGGATGGCAAAAGTTTGGTGGACCAAACTCAAATTGGGGAATCAGCCAATCCCACTCAAAGGATGGGCACAAATTCTTCGCACCCAGACGACATGTGTTCTCAGATGTTCATCTCCACTGAGTGTGGGCTTAGTTCAGTTTCTGGTGAAGCTGGCTCCAGTATGTCACTGTTGACGTTGCTGCCGTCTGATAGGAAGAAGCAGAAGGGTAGGCCAACCACAGCGAGGGACAAACCTGGATATGAGGTCAAGGACGCGCGATCGAGGTTTTGTACGGTTTGTAGGGAGAAAGGGCACCCCGCAGGGGTGATCTTCCGAAGAAACCTCGCAAAATCCCTACCTGCGGCAATTGCGGTGTAG